In Dromiciops gliroides isolate mDroGli1 chromosome X, mDroGli1.pri, whole genome shotgun sequence, the genomic window AAGATCCAGCATGTGAAAGCCAACCTTCAACAACCATAGTAATTTCATGAAATCTAAATGGGAGCAGATTTTtgctttataaataaaaatgtatgctCATTATGGCCTTCAGTTTTACTTTcgaatgtcttttttgtttgaaaATCAATTCATCCTAAGTCACAAATGTGGATCTCTTAATTAAAGCCCCTTGGGAAAGCTGAGCCCCAGGATCAAGGGTGGGCATGCTACACATTAGCTTTAGTGGGCTCCTCTCGGTTTCTTCTCTTGACATCCCAGTTGTAGACCCGAGCCATATCTGGGAAAGTTGTTAAAGAGAATGTATTCTGAGAATACTTCCAGGCTGCACGCATATTGCCAGccacacacgcatgcatgcatgcacacacactcatactcacAGGGGAAAGGGCTACCTTATGGACAAACTCGATATAACAGATCCACTATGCTTATTCTCTGGGGACAGCGAATGGACCCTGTAAATACTACTTTATGAGGTCAttaaaatcatttctttcttcaccaGCAAAGACACATCCCTTCTCAATTTCTCTGATAACAAATAGTTTTCCAGGCTTAGAGGTTTCTTATGGCCCCTAGTTGAGATTCCCAAGAATTTTCCTCTTTATGCTGTCTTTCAAGCTCACACCCTTCCCGCTTTTCCAGAGCCACTGAGGTCGGTTGAAGCCTTGACATATCCCACTCTGATTACAAGGGGGCCCTTTGCCTCTGGTGTCTCCCCATCAACTGATCCCATCTAATAAGCCAACCTTATAGGTTGGTCTCTTTGTTCCAGCAGGGGGAGGCCTTCCTGTTTCCTGCTCCAACCATTCTTACCTGAGATGCACCCCAGTGTACCCCACCTCCAGGGTTACCACTCAACCTTATCAGCCCCATGAGGCATGTGTCACCCAAGAGCACTCTGCAAACACATAGTGACCTGACCTTTGCATTGAATCCAACATACTTGGCAGGTGGTTGCCTGGCCTCTGTTTAAAAACCTTCAGGGAGGGAGGGCCCACCATCTTCACAGGTAGTCCATTCTACTTTCTGGGCAACACATCGTTTTAGAAGGAAAGCTGAAGTTCACCCCAGAGGATGGAGCCCAGGATGGTGAGGGGACTAAGGGAATTAGTTTGGAGACAGAAACAGTTTAGGAATCAAGAGGTACGTGATTGATGTAAAAACTGTCTTCAAATGCAGGGAAGCAGAGTTGGAATTGTTCTGCTGGGCTTTGAATTCACAAGGACTAACGGGTGGAAGTCACCACCAATTAGACTGGATTACCTCAGGGTCTTGGAGGAGTATTTTTGAAGGGGTTTAGGGGAGGGATCAGACTAGATGACACCGAGATTCTCCAATTCCATGAGCATactaagcttttaataaatgcatgttacaATGAACTCCGACTTGGGTCAGGAAAAGGACGTAGACATTTACCACAAAGACTTTCTTGGCTATGAGTTTTACCTAAAAGAAGTGTCACTGTAAGTTTGCAGAGTTTACATCAAGGAGATTCTAAGTgaaggcaaagaaaggaagaaacctaTATTAAGTAAACTTGAAGTAAATAAGCCACCTCTTGTACCCACTCCATAGCACTTAGAAGAGTGTTCAGTAAATGACTAACCCATTTCATGAAAGCCCTTCCCATGTCCTCCAAGCCTCTTTCACCAATTTATGCCTTCACAGGTGACTACCCTGAGATGGGATGTCCTACATTTAAGCGTTTCAATGACTAGCAAGGAGAGTTCAAATATATGTCACTCCCATGCTACTAACATGTTTCAGTAACAATTCAAGTTTTAAAGACAGCATTAAACTCTTCTTGATATTAAAGGGAAGCagctcattaaaaacaaaacaaaaccacctcCCAATTAGGACACAAAGCTCTGTGAAAGAACTCAGCTTTCAGCTTTCTTCTTGTTGAAATGACAAAGGATACTGACTTCCGTGGTGGTGAACTGGTCACGAAGGAAGTCCAGATCTTCCTCGAGAGACTCCAGATTGCTGGTGGCAGTGCAGTGGTTCTTTTCCAAGAGAGCCTGAGCTTCATCAATGTCATATTCAAGCATCACATTGGCCTGGCGAGAGGGAGGGATTCTATCTCAGCCTTGTCAGTGACTGGGCAAGCTCCCGAGTAAGGCaatgtctgtttcctttcacCTGACTTGGTATCCAGATTCCCCTGTGAAATCTGAGTAACCCCCCACAAAAGCACCAGGGGTACATGGCAGGGTGGGGGGCAGTCTACTCTCACACCTTGCCCTGGCTGGCTCATAGCTCATTGACCCAGCCCAGCATCCCAAACTCTGAACAGAGTGAGCACTTACTAAATGCgtttccatttttcttaagtTCTCAGCACTACctagtggacagagtactgggtctggagtcaggaagacctgagttcaaggtccAGCCTCCAACAAGTCACTCtgtccgcctcagtttcctcaactgtaaaatgggaatataaatagcacctacctcccgagAGAATATTTggaaagcccttagcacagtgtctggcacagaaaATGTGCTTCACAAATACTTCTTCCATtttagaaaggagattaacaagtCAGTGTCCAGAAAAGGGAAACCAAGATGGAGAAAGGCCTTAAGGTCATGAGACATGGTGGAAGGAACAGAGGACAGTTAGCCTGGAGGAGAAGACTCAAGGGGCAAATAACAGCAGTCTTCACGTATTTAAAAGGGAAAGAGGGCCTAGttctgttctgcttggccccagaggagagAAGCAGAGGCAATGGGGAGAAAACAGTTAAGAGACCAATGTAGGCTCAATGTCCAAAGCTGTCCAAAGGTGGAAGGGTTCAAGCAGAAGCTGGCCTGGCCTTGGAGGTCTAATTCTGTCCCCTCTACCTGATGAGGGGTCACATTTGACTCTTCTTTCTTCTACACTGAGGGAAGCAGCAGAGCAGATGAAGGGAATGAGTCTTGGGAGgccttgaaggcccatctcaggcCCAAGCACAGCCTGGGGAATCTGGTCAGGAGGTGGCAGTGGGAGGGGCGCTCAACCAAAAAGGGAACTGGAAATGGGTCTGGCAGGCCATGTGACTCAGCCAGTGCTAGATTCAcaattgtttttgtctctgtgttcCATAGGGGGCTAACTTCTGGTCTGGCGGCAGAATAATGCTGATAGCTAACCTGTCTATTCCACTCTAACATTTTACCaaatgccaggccctgtgcctgTGAAGCACTTCAgagatattacctcatttaatcctcacaacaaccctggcagggaagtagaaatgaggaaaaagggagacacaggttcagtgacttgatcagggtcaatagctaacatttcttattatgttccaggccctgtgctaagagtTTCACAAATAGTATTTCactgaatcctcacaacaatgctgagaGACATGGGTGCTGttactctccccattttatagacgagaaACCTGAAGCAGATAGAAGTAAAGTGACTGGACCAGCATTACCCAGCCAGGAAAGTGTCTGcagccatatctgaactcaggtctgcctgccTCCAGGCCCTAGTCTCGGCACTGTGGCACCACTTCAAACTTCGGGAAAGCTGCTTACTCTATGCCTCCACTGTCACCCGCAAAAAGGTGATGCTATTGTGttagccccctccccacccaaaatAAGGTGAATTGCAAGTGTCAGCTGAGAAAGTTCTATATCTTCTGTGTACTTACCCCCAACCACAGGCAGACTTTATCCGTAGGAGGAACTAAAGCTTTGCAGTAAAGGTTATCAGCCAGTAAGAATCTAGTCTCCAGGGGCTTTGTGGTCTCCTTGGGGAAAACCAGAGAAACCAACAGGCTGGTTAGGTACACCAAAGGTATAAGGAGGTGGTGGCAGGAAGCCAATTTCTGGACTGCAGCCGCAGCTCTCAGCATGAGAGCATTCACAAAGAAGGCATTGCCTGGGTCTTATAAATCAAATCCACATTCCTTTGAACTAAGAAGGAGGGGGACTGGAGAATAGTGCCCACACGTCCCTACCAGGTAAATGCCAGAGCCATACTATGATGAAACATctgatttaaagaaaagaaagaggaagtggGGATAATGTCATATTAAAGCAATATGAGGAAATGCAGGAAGATGTGGAAGTGTGATACAGAACACTTAGGTGAAGACGGACAGAGGATTAAACAGAAGCAATACTGTCATGAGAGACTACTTTGACAGAAAGAATAGATGGAGGGATTCAAAGAAGACACCCCAAGTTTGGTAAAGTCGTGATCATAGTAGTGATACAGGCTTCAATCATCCAGACAGTAGCAGGAGTCATGAAGACCCAagtacaaatctcacctcaggtatcaactggctgtgtgaccttgaacaagccacttaacctgcctgcctcagtttcctcatctgtaaaatgggagttttaataccatctacctcatggggttgtgtaaaataatttatatacagtgttttgcaaactttaaagctctacaGAAATGTGAACTTATCAAGAGTGAGGCCCTGGTTGCTGGGTTAGAAACAAGCCCTTCACCTTAAAATGTGAGAAGGCAAAGAggtgcatgagctgatgatgagtgagatgagcagaaccagaagaacattgtacacagtatcatcaacattgagtgttgatctactgcgatggactagattcttctcaccaatgcaatggcacagaagagttccagggaactcatgatagaagaggatctccaaatccaagaaaaaaaaaaagaactgcagagtatagatgctgaatgaaccatactatttcttttgtttttggtgctgttgttttttctattttgagggttttcaccattgctctgatttttctcctataacatgactaatgcagaaatatgtttaatgttattatgtgtgtgtgtgtgtgtgtgtgtgtgtgtgtgtgtgtgtataaaacctatttcagattacctgctgtctaggggaggggggagggagggagaaaaatctgaaattggaaagcttgtataaacaaatgctgagaactatctttacatgtaactggaaaaaacaataaaatacttttatcagaaaaaaaaaggcaaagaggaagaaGGCCAGACATTGTCTGCCATGTGCCTTAAGATCTTTTGCAAAAGCACATTTTGAGGGTTCAGAGGAAGGGCAGGTGAATGGACTTCAACCTTCCAAGGGAAGCCAGCCCAGGAAAGAGGGAAACTCTCAAGAACCAACTTCACACGGTACAAAGAGATCCAGTTCCAATAAGGAGCTGTCTGTGAAGAgaacagccaggtggcacagggaATGACACATGGCCTGATTTCGATTCCTGCAAAGGTGTTCAGGATAAGCAAGTGAGGGCAGGTAAGAGAAGAAGAGGGATTCACAGAGCAGGGTATGGTACTCGATGACTAGAGTCCAAAATGAGCACCAAGAGCCACAGCGGGACAAAAGGGAGTGCCAAGTGaccaaagagagaaaacagagccACCCAGGTCTGAGTGGGCTGCTGTTCTTGACCAGGAAGCGTGACCTCTACCTGGAACATAGCTCAGAGGGAGCTCAAAACCAAGAGAAGAGAGGCCCTTGCAAAAGCCAAGGCCCCTGGCCTGGGAAACCACAGGATGCCCAGGCTCTACATGCAACGTGTGAAAGATACTGGAGAATGGAAGGAGGGTGGACAGACAaatagcttccttttccaaaaagagaagacaacaaagtccTTGGAAGCCTGACATCAATTCCTGGGAAAAGCCTAGAATGGATTGTTAAAGAGCTGATTAGTAAAAATGCAGAGAGAGAAGTGGGGATTCCAGAGTCAGTATGACTTCCCTGAGGACGAGGACCTGCCAGGTCAGATTAGTAAGCTATCCTTTTTGGGCAGGGCATACAATTATACCTAGATTGAAACATCTCATGTTATTCTTGTGGCAAAGGAGCAGAGGTGGGGGCTAAACGTTAGTTCAGTTCAGATGAATTTCGGAAGAGACTGAGCAGTCAGATGCAAAATCCCATGTCACTCTGGGAGGTGAGTCCAATGAAGGGCCAGAGTCTTCAGAGGTCATACTCATCAGATCCGCAGATGCCATCAAGCAGGGAAGGAGGCCAGGTTCACCCACTGGGTGACAATCAGGAGCCACAGAGAGCTCAGTAGGCTGGAACCTTGGAGCAAATCCCATGAGATGGAATTCAATCAGGATATATGCCAAGCCttatacttgggttaaaaaaaaaataacctgaccTCACAACTGCAGGATGGGAAAGGCATGATTATGCAGCAGCTTGTCTAAAAGAGGATTGGGGACTTTAGAGGAGTTAGCAGTGAGCCCAAATGAGCTCTGGGGTACACCGAGAGAGGCGATAGTCCCTGGGTACTCTGCCATGGGCAAACCTCATCTGCACTGTGTTCGGTTCCAGAAACCAGTTTAGGATGGGAACATGGATAAACTGGAGTCTTTACAGAAGGGCCCAGGGGTTATTTCACATGAGGAACAGGGGAAGGAGACGGGGATGTctaggctggagaagaaaaggctggTGGAGGAGTAGTGGGGAGAATAGGACAGCCATCTCAAAGCATCTAAAGGGATGCcataggggagagaaagggattgGGTGCCTGGTGTTTGGCCtgagagggaagaactaggaacaaCAGGGTGGAAATTTCAAAGAAGCCAAGCTTCCTCCAAACaagagctgccccaaagtagcATGACCTGCCTCAGGAGATGCCAGAATCCTCCTTGGCGAGGGTTTTTAAGCAGAGGCCAGGCACCCCACTGACCAACTGTGCCTCATTAGCTATCACTCCCCTTCCCCAACTAGAGCAGTAATCAGAGTGTCCTTCCCTCTGCTCCTCACAGAACACTCCACCTCCCACCTGTCCTTTGGCACTGCCTGCTGTCCCCAATGCCTGAAATGTCCTCCCACCTCTATTCTTGCCAGATGCATCTCAATCACAACCTGAAGACTTTCCCAATTCTCTCAAGTTCAAGTGCCCTCCCCTCCTTGGATTTGttctgtacatatgtgtgtaaatgtacaCACTGCCTCCCCCAACAGAGAATGTCCCTGAGAACAGAAAGTTTCATCTTTGtagccagcacatagtaggtgctcaggaAATGCCTGCTGATTGAGCAGATGGTTGCTGAGACCCATTTGGACACTTTTGCCAGGTCTGATTTACTTCTGCTTCACACTTCTAAAAAATGCAAGGCATGTGTGACACAGAAAGAGAAGGACCTATAGCACCTGAAGCTTCCCACCAACAGAGGCAGCACCGCTGGTGACAAGAGAGTTTCATGCTGCAAGGTATGTCAACATTAGTCAGATCATTTAAGTCATGTGTTTGTACTTTCTTCCAATGAGACATTATCACTGAGGAGAACAAGCCCCAGAGTGAGATACTCGAAAGAGCACAGCTAGGCCAACATCAATGAGCtgccatctgtgaaatgaggggtcCTTCTGACAATTCCCCAACATCCTGGATTTTTAGTGAGCATAAGAAATATAACGCTACTTCAGGATAACACGccaattttttcattttcagaaatGTAACCAACCTCTGGCAAACAAAAACATTACCTACTCCCTGTAAAATGGACTCTAAGACGCCGCTCTCTTTGGAGTTTTGGGGGGAGAGCAAGGCATACTAAGCAACAGCAAGGCCACTGTCAACTCACGAATGAGGGAGAAGCACTACCTCAGGAAGTAGGACTCAGCTGTCACTGGGAATGAGCAAGGAGAGGTGAGGAGAGTCAAGTCTCAGGCAGAGGCTAAATTCAATGACCTGGAAGGTCCCTTTCATATGCTAACACTATGATTCTGGCAAACTGCAGTAGATTGGCGCTGgctaaaagaaaaacacatggtGTAAGAGAGAACAAAGAGCTATGCCTGTCTTGTATCTGCTATGAGGGCCCAGGTACCACCAAGCCAGCCTGACTTAAGTCACTGAAAAGTCCAAAATGCACTTACTTTTTTCTtctgcatatattttaaaatgtgtaatgTCTGTTTGATTTCAGGAATTTGACTTTTTAGCCTGtgaatttaaaagaataacaatttAGTATCTTCCAAATAAGAAAACCCCCTCTCCCTCCAAACCACCATTTTGAAGGCCCTACTTGCCCAATGTTTACAAACAAACTCTGTAAGATCAGTCAGCATTTTGATGTGCTTCAGTCTCAAATGTTTGCCAAGCAGAAGTAGGCAGCCCACTGCATGAAGGCCCTTGAAGCAGGTTTGTCCCACACAGGCACGACTCACCAAACCTGTCTCTTTTCGGTTCTCCTCTCACATaacccccctcctttcccctgaattttctgattctctttccctctttttaaaagtcAGAGTCTGAGATACTTCTGTGcagagaagtaggaagggaaaagaaagagggtcATATGCAGGGAGCAGCAGTTCAAGGGGATAACCACACAGGAGCATTAAAATACATCAAATATTACCCAAAAGCTTTCTCTGGGAGAATTTCAAGCTCAACTAGCACATAGTGCCCACTAAGGTCAACCTCTCTTTGGCTCAAGCGAATCCATGAGGCTGACTCTGGATTTGTGGTGAGGCCTGTCACAGGTCCCCTGAATGGTCCTTGTTAGGGATCCAGGGGAGAGACTACTAGGTGTAATTGTCCACATTCTAGAGCTAAGGATCCATGACATTCCCTAGGCAAGAGTGAGAGATGACAGCTGCACCTATATCCATGAAGTAGGAAAAGAATGAGTCTTCCAAGTATAAGGTACATTCTCTACAGAGGAGGTCATAGAAAAATCTTCCAGGAAGACAAGCCATAAAGAGGCCACAATCTACACTAGTGGGAGAAATGCCCACCGAAGAGAAATAATGGAGCCATCAAAGTAGGTTGTTGGAATTTCCTGTCATCTGTTTCACTACTCTTTCAGTCTTGAAGTCATGGATCATAAAGTGGTGGCCAATATTCCTTCCTTTATCTTATAGATATGTGGGTGAATCTTCCTGATAGTCCTACCTTTAATTTTCAAAACCACCTTCAGAAATCTCAAAACATACCTTCTTTTCTTCTGAGCAAGGTTAAGTTCCATAAACTTATACTTCTGATACTGCTCATCCAATTTCTTGAGTACAATATCTACAGACTCATTTCCAGGCTGTTTCATAAAAGCATCTACATCTTCCTTTaatgaaggggagaaaaagtCATGGATTATAAACTTCAAATATTATACTAACAAAGGTCACAACAAGGGTCAATAGGATATACAAGCTACTTATTCTGTATCAAGGACAATAAAATCCCACTCACTTGGGATGaggggaatttaaaaaaaaatcagtggtcaGAGAGATGTGATTGATTGAAActtaaaacatattttcttccatttggtgATACTCATGATATTGATAACTGGGTGGAGAACTATCTCCAAATGAACATGTTAATAACTGGAGATATTTTTATTACACTGCAATTGAGAACAAGAACCAAACATTTACATTCTTTTAATGGAAAACATCAAGCTTTTATTCTGAATAGATTTTCTTCAACCCAAATGTTATTACCTTAATAGAAATAACCTAAGGGTTTTTTAAGCTTTAAGCATTTGAGCTGTAAGCTTAACAAAATAAAGACCGCTGTAGGGCATTTTTACCAGTTACTTAGTTGACATGAGGGCAGAGATGGTGCTTATCATGCTTACCAGATTTATAGATGCCGTCAAGCGGAAAGGAAGGGCGAGCACACAGGATGGTCGAGTTTGGAACCAAAACAACTCACCATTTAATAGAGACAAGTGTGTAAAATCTACTGCTGGGGAAGGCTACATAAGCAAGCAAAGTAGAAAAAGCCTTCTACGTGGGAAGGCCACGAAGGCAAGTGTAGAAGGCCTTGCACTTGGGAAGGCTTCATAAACAGAATATGGGGCATTTCCtaaaaataaaagaggggaaaaaccaGAAAGGCCTGGGCTTTTAGTGGCCTTTCTTTAGAGTCAACAGCTCGATCAGAGGCCAAGAAAGGAACACTAAATGCAGATCCCGTTGAGAAGAAGAGTATCAAGGCCTTGGAAGGCAGCTCTGCATTTTTTCTTAGGTAGGGCATCTCCACTGTACTAGTGCGTTACATTCCAAAAGCATTTTATTCTATAATAGAAAGGACGCATTTGTAGtaacaaaatagaagaaacagaaatattGCCAAACAAGTAACAAGAATGAATAAGAAAGCATTTCTGTACCTGGAATGGCAGACGGCACTTCAGCCACAGCTCATTAGAATCCAATGAGGAAGCAAAGGGAGGGAAGTGCCCGTTTTAAAGGGGAAGTCAGAGGGCTCCCTTCAAGGCTGATAGCTCGAGCTACCACGCTAAGAAACGCTAGCTAAGCTAAGAGTTCTCTGCATGGCAAACAGCACTTCCAATCTTGTGGCTTGTCTTTTTCCTTGATATAAGAGTATCATTAGCACTACTGA contains:
- the VBP1 gene encoding prefoldin subunit 3 isoform X1; amino-acid sequence: MKQPGNESVDIVLKKLDEQYQKYKFMELNLAQKKRRLKSQIPEIKQTLHILKYMQKKKETTKPLETRFLLADNLYCKALVPPTDKVCLWLGANVMLEYDIDEAQALLEKNHCTATSNLESLEEDLDFLRDQFTTTEVNMARVYNWDVKRRNREEPTKANV
- the VBP1 gene encoding prefoldin subunit 3 isoform X2, whose amino-acid sequence is MAAAKEILSTADSAEGSGRRGHLGIPEAVFVEDVDAFMKQPGNESVDIVLKKLDEQYQKYKFMELNLAQKKRRLKSQIPEIKQTLHILKYMQKKKETTKPLETRFLLADNLYCKALVPPTDKVCLWLGANVMLEYDIDEAQALLEKNHCTATSNLESLEEDLDFLRDQFTTTEVNMARVYNWDVKRRNREEPTKANV